TCCACGCCCAGAGCGAGAGGTCGCGCGTGTCGTCCCTGCGCACGGACCGCTGCTCTATGTAGTCGAGCGAGCATCCACGACCGATGACGAACGAGGCGATGTAGTTGTTCCACCCATGCACCGGGATCCCTTCGATGCAGAGGCGTACATGGTACAACATGTCTTCGTTGTCAGCGTGCGCCTCGAGCCACCATCCACGGATGTAGAGCCTGGAGTTGCCGACGAGGAAGTCGCCACGGTTGACGGCGTCGGCACAGTTGTGCTGGTACATGAACCTCACCAGGTATTGCTCGGGGTAGTGCCGGACGACGCTCACGTCCCCCTGCCGCAGCCCAAAGGTGGAGGCAAACGCGGCGGCAACAGTGTGGCAGGGGACATCTTCGCGAGCGCCCTCGAACCAGGCGACGGCGGCGTTGGAGGTGAGCAGAGCCGATTCCGCCTGCATCTCCGACGTGGCGGAGACAACCACGTAGTCTTCGTCTGGCTGGAGGGCCGCATCTCCCAGGCGCGGCATGGTGGAGGTGGCGGAGCCGAGCAGCAGCGGTGGCGTTGAAGCTTGGGGGAGAGACCAGCCCCGACCAGGGCCAAACTTGGGCGGCTAGGCTTGAGGCGCAGCAGGGGCCGGGCGGGGAAGCGGCGGTGGCGGGATGAAGGCGAGACACGGCAACGAGCTCAGAGGGCGCCACCTATTCTTGCAACCACGGGCGCGATGGCCGTTTTGGAGACAGCGAGAGCAACGGATTGGGTCACAGCACACCACTGCTCTATGCCCAGGAGCAAGGCAGCGGCAGCAACGGCCTTTAAGCCACAGCGGGAGAGGTAGCGGCTTGAATGCTTGGGCATCCAAAGCCGGACGGCGCGGGCCTCGCCGTGATTTGACGAGATGCCAGTCGCCGGTCTTGTCTGCCTCGTGCCCCGCGCCTGTCGCCGGCCTTGAAGGCGCAGCAGGAGGTGAACTGGAGCGCATCACCGGCGCGGTGGAGTTAAGGTGAGCACCGACCTCACAGTCAATGCGCGTCGCCCGTGTCGATCCAGCAGGAGAATCGACCGAACCGAGCCCAACCCGGCCTGCACCCAAAGGCGACCCGAGAACGAACTCGGATCCGATGGGTACGCCAGCGTCGGTGCTGTGGGACGGCGGTGTCTCCAGATCCGGCAGGTCGCCGCAGGAGAGCTGCGGCAGGGGGGAAACCCGCACGAGAGCAACGGCCGGCAAACCCGGCGGCGGAGGAGGCAGCGGCATGAACCAGGCAGCCGCCGACAGGTCGGCGTGGGTGGCCGCCCTCACCGGCGCAGGCGCGGGGCATGGGGGGGGGGGTGGAGCGGGGTCGCCCATGGACAGTGAAGCCAAATGCTCGTATAGTGGATATTATCGAAAGACTGAATGAGACCGAAACTATGATTGAAAAGGTAACCTCATTTTGCCAACAAAATGATAGCTTGGGATTTATAGCTAAGGCGCACACATGAAGTTTTGGTTTGTATATCAACTGACAATATATGTTACTACGTGTATGAGCACGCTCCTTCTATTTCAAAATTTTGTCAGCTGGACAGAAATTTCACTAGAATTTACTGTGGTACTAAAATATATAATCAAGTATCATATAGATCATGCCTGTCCACAAGGCCCATATCGTCTACCAGTCTGACAATAGCAAGTGATGCAGCATAGCTCCAAAATCGACTCCCCCAATGTTATTTCTCAGTTTGGATGATTGTTTTCAGTACTGTTGCGCAATATTCCTGGATAGGATTATTATTACTCACATCAGGATTTGTCATTCTTGTTTACAAATTTACAAACAGAATATAGATTTTAAATTCGGTGACATAACAAGTCAGTCCTGTGTCCATATTAAAATAACTTGGATATTATCCCCGCAAAAAAAGGGACTCAAATATTTTCATAACGGTTTGACATGCAGCCAGCTAGATTACACATGTTCACAAGGTGCATATCATCTACCACTCTGACGCTAGCAAGTGATGCAGCATAGGTCTCAAATAATTTAGTGTTTTTGTGCAATATTCCCATAGCTACTTTAAAAAGAATACACAAGTAACAAACAGTGTTTGGTGGGAACGGAACTTTAGCATTGGCTGAACAATGTATAGTTTTGATGCTTTGCCTAGGCGGCGGTTAGGAACAAGGAAATAGAGAGGGGGATCAACCTCGTCCATTTTCTGTTTCTTCGACAGCGATCTCCAACTATAAAATCACCTGTGAGAGGGTTAGTAAATCATCCAGTTATTGTTGAGACACTGCATACCAGTTAATGTTGCCTGAATCTTGGCAGGCGGTTTCATAGTCGGCGAAGTCAAGTTCATCTGTGTCATTTAAGTCCCAAAGTGAGAATGctttgacttgcaagatatgcaatatagcgttattgcttattatgtaacctgtttgcatccgggcaacacaagaaacattatcattaaaataatggttggtggatgtagccatGAGGTCTGTTTCGAAGACTTCTCATGCATGAGAGGGCTACTACACCTAGGAAAAACACTAAGCTTGTCTATGATCTGACATAGTAGGGATCTGatcgatgtatccaatgatatcggtgttcaaatttctgtgaaactgaaaaactaggacaagatgtttgatgcctttggagatatcgaaagatattcttgagtaccaattgtgtttggtggatccaatgacattatggaacgttgagtcccaatatctcatttccatcatctcttggtcaaaatagatctttctctacgtctagagaatgaactaccatgagagttatggatggataagatttgtccatagtgaatttctccaatatattatggatatagacaacatagtataccataatgtatgaatgaaggtgctcaagttgtagtaacgagcggtattttggtttacccaaatccttcattttaaattccatcatttagatgattacatgtgtcgtcattgcagacacacaaacatgga
The sequence above is a segment of the Triticum dicoccoides isolate Atlit2015 ecotype Zavitan chromosome 1A, WEW_v2.0, whole genome shotgun sequence genome. Coding sequences within it:
- the LOC119363729 gene encoding uncharacterized protein LOC119363729, whose product is MPRLGDAALQPDEDYVVVSATSEMQAESALLTSNAAVAWFEGAREDVPCHTVAAAFASTFGLRQGDVSVVRHYPEQYLVRFMYQHNCADAVNRGDFLVGNSRLYIRGWWLEAHADNEDMLYHVRLCIEGIPVHGWNNYIASFVIGRGCSLDYIEQRSVRRDDTRDLSLWAWTSNPNLIPKVKWLTLPARGHRRRSRCGLRHRVLLHLDLLEYHTKAQDDDDNPPAPDIHEYTWYRRTMDGTAGRGERRVAQDTGERQPPRRDDGDDRDSRRGRGGPRAQEG